The following coding sequences lie in one Lolium perenne isolate Kyuss_39 chromosome 2, Kyuss_2.0, whole genome shotgun sequence genomic window:
- the LOC139835904 gene encoding uncharacterized mitochondrial protein AtMg00810-like, with product MDTNWCYDTGATDHITGELNKLTMKEKYQGREQVHTANGQDLGDLHYFLGIEVKQSNHGIVLTQEKYASDLLDRVGLKKCKTFPTPLSASEKLSVTRGELLGPEDSTRYRSIIGALQYLTLTRPDIAFSVNKVV from the exons ATGGACACCAACTGGTGCTACGACACTGGTGCCACCGACCACATCACCGGCGAGCTCAATAAACTCACCATGAAGGAGAAGTATCAAGGCCGCGAGCAAGTCCACACGGCCAATGGCCAAG ATCTTGGTGACTTGCATTACTTCTTGGGCATTGAAGTTAAACAGTCTAATCATGGTATTGTTCTAACTCAAGAGAAGTATGCTTCAGACTTGCTTGACAGAGTTGGGCTGAAAAAGTGTAAAACGTTTCCCACACCGTTGTCAGCTTCAGAAAAACTCTCAGTCACAAGAGGAGAACTTCTAGGACCTGAAGATAGTACAAGGTACAGAAGTATTATTGGAGCATTACAGTACCTGACTCTTACACGGCCAGATATTGCTTTTTCTGTTAATAAG GTTGTGTAG